The Corynebacterium jeddahense genome has a window encoding:
- a CDS encoding CPBP family intramembrane glutamic endopeptidase, with the protein MQRRLKLEILLVLAVTFGTSGLRAIFRLIDSLQKAPLNQQTTTIHDAASTVPWLDLALQATSALSLFAWGGLAWYLLDEHWRWPTWRDLARGAGFAALIGIPGLALYVAAVHLGLSKVVVPTTAAVQIPTSLLWSFANGFGEEIVVVMYLVTRLRQLDWKPWQFIGASALLRASYHLYQGVSAGFGNFIMGVIFAWYFHKTGRVWPLILAHFLIDAVAFIAYPLLDLSWLGI; encoded by the coding sequence ATGCAACGACGCCTCAAGCTCGAGATCCTGCTCGTGCTCGCCGTCACGTTCGGCACCTCGGGGCTGCGCGCGATCTTCCGGCTCATCGACTCGCTGCAGAAGGCGCCGCTCAACCAGCAGACCACCACGATCCACGACGCTGCCTCCACCGTCCCCTGGCTCGATCTGGCCCTGCAGGCGACCTCGGCGCTCTCGCTGTTCGCGTGGGGCGGGCTGGCGTGGTACCTTCTCGACGAGCACTGGCGCTGGCCCACGTGGCGCGACCTCGCCCGCGGGGCGGGCTTCGCGGCGCTCATCGGCATCCCGGGGCTCGCGCTCTACGTCGCGGCGGTGCACCTCGGCCTGTCGAAGGTGGTGGTGCCCACGACCGCTGCCGTGCAGATCCCCACCTCCCTGCTGTGGTCCTTCGCCAACGGCTTCGGCGAGGAGATCGTGGTGGTGATGTACCTGGTCACGCGCCTGCGCCAGCTCGACTGGAAGCCGTGGCAGTTCATCGGCGCCTCCGCCCTGCTGCGCGCGTCGTACCACCTCTACCAGGGTGTCTCCGCCGGCTTCGGCAACTTCATCATGGGCGTGATCTTCGCGTGGTACTTCCACAAAACCGGGCGCGTCTGGCCGCTCATCCTCGCGCACTTCCTCATCGACGCCGTCGCGTTCATCGCCTACCCGCTGCTCGACCTGAGCTGGTTAGGAATCTAA